The region CTGCCAGAGGGGAAGATGAGCACGCGCCGCGGAACCGGCGTCGATCTGGACGACCTCCTCGATGAGGCAATCGACCGTGCCCGCGGGGAAGTCGAGGACCGCCTCGATGACCGTATCCGCGACGACGATCTGGACAACGAAGACATCGAGCGCATCGCCCACCAGGTCGGCATCGGCGCGGTTCGCTACGATATCGTCTCGAAACAGCCGACGAAAGCGATTACCTTCGAGTGGGATCAGGCGCTTGACTTCGAAGCCCAGTCCGCACCCTACGTTCAGTACGTCCACGCCCGCACCTGCGGGATTCTCGAAGAAGCCGGACTCGAGCCTGAAACCGATCTCGCGGACCAAGAGATCGAACTCGAGGCGCTCGAGGCCGATCTGCTCGAGACAGAGGCCGAAGAGGACCTCCTCGAGACCATCGCTCGGTTCCCCTTCGTTGTTGACGAGGCCGCCGAGGACCTACAGCCACATCAGATCGCAACCTACACGCGAACCTTCGCAGACCGGTTCAACGCCTTCTACCGGGAGTGTCCCGTGCTCGCCGACGATGTCGACCCAGATGTTCGAGAGGCACGCCTCGCGCTTGTCGCGGCCTCGAGACATACGGTCGCGAACGCACTCGCGATTCTCGGTGTCGAAGCCCCGCGGTCGATGTAGGCACGCTGGTGGCGTCGCTATTGGGTACAGGCACTAAAAAACGGAAACCGTGTCGTGGCCGAACGCAGTTGTCGTGCGATGAGGACGGAATTCGGTATCGCAGACCGTTTCAGTCTTTGGTCTCGTAGACCTTGTCGCCGAGTTCTTCTTCCGTCATGTCCCCTTCCATGTAGTCGATAATCCACTGGACATCGACGTACACCGAGAGGACGCGGTTGCCATCGTACTCGATAATCAACTCGAGGGTGTGGATCTCGGCGATGAACGACTCAGGGTCGTCGATCGACTTCTCGAGTTCGTCGCCGAGTGTTTCGAACTCTTTGCGGAGTTCATAGGAGTCGGTCGTGTCGGTGCGAACGACGATATCGAGCGTGTCGTCTTTGCGCTCAACGCTTTCGACGGAGAGCTTGTCGCTGTCGAACGAGACATCACCGCTGTAGCCGGGGATGTCGTCGTGATCATCATCATCACGATCATCGTCGTCGTCGTGATCATCGTCATGATCGTCATCGTCGTGGTCAGTTAGTGAGTCTTCACTGTCGTTGCTTGGGTCGTCGTCACCAGTCTCGGAACTGGAACAGCCCGCAACGATCGTTGCGAGCGCGGCTCCGCTTCCAAGGAGGATCTTTCGTCGCTCCATGCTCAACCGGTCGAGAGACTCGAGGATTAGTAATTAGCTCGTACCAGTCTCGGCGTGAAATGAGGTCAAATTCACCACCGACAGAACTGGTTTTGACAGCGACAGCGTCTACAAACAGCGATTTCAACACTCGAGCGACTGTTCACGAACGCAAATTGGTATGGAAAGGTGACGTTTTTGATTTGGTGACTATCTTGGTGTCGGAGTAGTCACCGCCTTCGATGAATTCTGCGGCAATATCGTATCAGAATACGGTTCCAGGCAGTGCCTACTGTGTCGATACCGGTGTTTCACTGACTACTGACCCACGGTTCAACCGCTACCGACGGTGGTCACTCGATGCGATCAGTGATCGGATTCAGCTTCGGTGATGGCACTCGAGACGTCGTCGGGTGCGGCCTCCTGACTCGAGCCCGTTTCGTCGTCCTCATCTGACTCGTCGTTACCGTCAGTGTCAGCGTCGGCAGCTGGTTCGGCTGGCGTTTCGGTCGACGCTGCTGGGTCGTCAGTGTTGGACGCGGATTCTGACGACGACCGTGTGCTCGGTGGGTTGAGTTCAATGCCAGCGAGATCAGCTGCGAGCGTGCGATACGCGATTGCGGCCGGCCCTTCGGCGTTGTAGACAACGAGTGGCGTGCCGGCGTAGACGCTTTCGCGTGCTGCGCTGTCCTCTGGGACCGTCCCGAGCAGTGGAATCTCGAGTCTGGCAGCGATTTCCTCGTAGGAGATATCGCTGCCGGGGTGGGTTCGCGTGACGACGAGGCCGGCAACGGAGCCATTGGCACGGGCGGTTAGTTCAATCGTCTTTTTCGAGTCCTGTACAGCAGCGGGTTCGGGCGTCGAGACCACGAGGACAGCATCGGCGAGTCCGAGTGGCAACACGGTTTCGTGGCTGATGCCGGCGCCGACATCAAGCAAGACGTAGTCGTACGCCGTTCGAAGATCGTTGATAACGTCGCCGAGGCCTTCGGGAGAGGCTTCAGCGTACTCGTCGAGTCCCGTTCCACTCGGGACAGCGACGATGTTGTCTGCCAATCGATAGGTGGCGTCCTCAATCGATGCGTCACCGGCCAGCACGTCGTGTAGCGTCGTCGAGTCGGGAGTGAGGCTAACGAACCCAGCGAGGTTCGCCATGCCGAGATCGACGTCGACGACGGCCACGCGCTTGCCCGCCTGTGCAAGCGCCGTTCCGATATTGACCGTCGTCGTCGTCTTCCCGACGCCGCCCTTCCCGCTCGCGATAGCATAGACCGTCTCTTGAGACATACTCGAGTACTGTCCGGACAGTTGTACGGGAACACCTTAAATCGTCACCTCGAGACGAACAG is a window of Natronolimnobius sp. AArcel1 DNA encoding:
- the minD gene encoding cell division ATPase MinD; amino-acid sequence: MSQETVYAIASGKGGVGKTTTTVNIGTALAQAGKRVAVVDVDLGMANLAGFVSLTPDSTTLHDVLAGDASIEDATYRLADNIVAVPSGTGLDEYAEASPEGLGDVINDLRTAYDYVLLDVGAGISHETVLPLGLADAVLVVSTPEPAAVQDSKKTIELTARANGSVAGLVVTRTHPGSDISYEEIAARLEIPLLGTVPEDSAARESVYAGTPLVVYNAEGPAAIAYRTLAADLAGIELNPPSTRSSSESASNTDDPAASTETPAEPAADADTDGNDESDEDDETGSSQEAAPDDVSSAITEAESDH